GGTGACTTGCTCTCTTTGGACTTACTGACTTGTGGAGTCGCCAAAACAAGGGCTCGGTAAATAAGACTCTATcacagggaggggggagggacagctgaggggttggggagggagagcGCGCGAGGAAGCGGACCAAGGCAGAGGCGCAGCTGCGCCACGGGGGTGCCGGCAGCTCTGGCCCGTGGGTGGAAAGCTGCCGCAAAGCACTTCTTCAGTCCCAAAGCCCATTCAGAGTCCGAGACTGATCCGAAACCCACCAGGCCCGGTGAGCAGGGTTCGTGAAGCCCCAGGGACAGGCAGCGAGCGGGGCTCGACTCTTTAGGAGCCCCTCTTCCCTTGTGGGAGAACTTTGCCGAGTCAACATTTTGCAGCACAGTAAATTGACTCTGTTCCGTGGGTCCAAAACAAGAGAGTGCTGTGTAAAACTGGCAAATGATCAACTTTCAGGCTAACAGCAAGGAAAACCCAAACTTCTGCTAAAACGGTGGATCTGAGTCACTCTCTAAAGTGCAAAATTGATGGTCCACAATCTCAAATAGCTAAAACTCTTGCATACTGGAAGGGACAGACATGAAACAGGGCAATAAGTTACAGTCAGTGCTTGGTAATCTGGGAATGGGGGAAGAGGTGTGGGGTACAAACTAAGACCAACTAGATATGTTTACCAAAAGATTGAGTATGATACGGATGTTCCCCTTGGCCACACATGCTTGCTAACAGATGGATTAATTACACAGCCAAATTTAACCTGAAGACTCTTCTACTTATCAGGATCTGTGGAAGGAATGGTCATAATTAGTActgaaagacaaaagagaaaacgGTTTGAGAAGGcagggtaaaaaaagaaaaagccttatTGTCTACTGTCCAAGGGATTTAACTGGAGATAAAACCTATATACAAGCACATGTGTAGCTCCAAACTCCAAGGCCTCTTGTCCATCCATTTCATGTCATGACTGCTTGCTGGCCTCCTCTTCATAAGCATTCCCCGTACCATTCTGCACATAGGAGGAGCCTGAACCAAGGCCGTACAGGTGTCCACAATACTTGGCATCGTCGATATGATCTTCAAAGAACATCTGAAGGGGAATGGTGAAGAAAAGGACAGCTTAACCCAAACCGCCTCCCAGCAGCCCGTTTCGGCAGGTTTATTCACTACTCACAGTCCGGGCCAGCTACACAGGAGGCTACCATCTGGGTAGCGCAACCCAGCCCCAGTCTGCAAGTGAACAACACATTAGGTCCATGAAAGCAGACAATGGTGCCCTCAAGGGCCTGGAGGTGCCAGGTAGCAAGTGAGCAAGGGAATCTTGGAAAGGGATGACTCCTGCCCAGCAGCAAGGGGGGGCTGCAGAAAAGCTGGTGTGTGGCTCAAGGAGGGCAGATTTTTGACAGGGTTTAGGCAATGCTGCCAAAAGCACTAGGAACTTATTGCAGAGCTGTCTGGGAAATTTAATGTCAAATTTGTAGGCAACTACAAAGGAATTTGCAAGGCTGAGTTATACCCTTCATTAGTCCCAAGAAAGGCCCATATTTTCCCCAAGTGGGCCTGCAGTAATCTTGAGAAGAACCTAGACTGTGTTAAGTACAAAAATAGATGctctccctctctgccccctTCATAGAGATCTCATTAAAGGGGTTTGGTCTAAGTTCTATCCAATTCAGTCACTTGTTCAGTATCACTCATTGACTGCTTCTTGGTAAGAAAATCCACCATATTTGTGTCAGGTTTCCCATTCTTTGGTAAGCTAAGAAATTTAAAGCAACCCAATTATTGTCAGAGAatcaccattttaaaaaattacaaaaatgaaacatgaaGCAACACTAAAGAATATGGTGATTATGCAAACCTAGTGGGGATATTTTCAGTCAGAGGTAATGTGGGGAAATGGAAAGAGCAAAAGACCCAATGCTATTAGTCAGAGACGGTTAGGAAGTTCTGTACCCCAAATTAGGCTATAGTTCCCTCTTCTGTAAAGcaaggaaagaaatatttataataccTACTTCttaggggggggcagctgggtagcttagtggattgagagccagtcctagagacgggaggtcttgggtagcctccgacacttcccagttgtgtgaccctgggcaagtcacttgacccccattgcctagccctttccgctcttctgccttggaaccaatacacagtactgactccaagacggaaggtaagagttttaaaaaaaatacctactGTGAGGGTCAGATACTTATAGCCCAGATCTACAAATGAAGACATTCAACTTAaggggttaaaagacttgtctaTGACTATACATGCcagagcagaatttgaaccttaTTCACACTGCAGTGTACATTGCATTGGAAACCCTACACAAAATAAGGAATCAGAATTATCATTTGACATTCTTCCCTTAATCCCAAAATAGACAAAAATTTCCAGGTAGAGATGGTTTcctgaaaaattaaagttaaaatcaAATCAGAATACAACTAGGGCAGGCAGCTTCTTAGGGGAAGCCTCTGGCTAATCTTTGTGAGAGATAGAACACCATCAATTGACTTGAGGGCTCTGGGGTTTCATCATTTCCCAATGTGAATGGTCCTTGGACTAGCACAGAATACGCTTTTATCCTTCCAAGGTTTTTTAAACAGTTCATGACTTTTTTACAAAGCTATTTAGGCTTAGATTTTTATCCACATTCACATCTCTTGCCAAAATGCCTTCTTACCTGCCTTCCCAATGTTAAGAAGATAAATGTGCTAATTTCTTTTCGTGGTCCTTTTAAATGAGCTCTCATTTGGCTAGTTGGTGACTATGATCTGATCCTGTTTTACTTCCccctctttgtctcttttctccttcctcatatACTGCTGAAAACAGCTTGGAGTTAAGAAACCATGCTAATGAGATGCCCTATAATATTCACCCCCCATGAGGCTCTCCCTGCAGCAAGTCAATCCCTCTAGTCCATActaattaattctcttttcattcaaacagaattttcttctctcctcaaatCTTCCAGCCCAAGTCTtcttctgttctttccatttgcataAAAGCCTGGTCCCTTAATATCTTATCTGATGACCTCCTTTCCAGACTCTAAAAGCAACCCTTCTCTGCCCAGACCCCTCTCTCTAGAGGCATCCTCAAACCCACTCATTCCCTTTAGTCTTCTCTAACAGATAATGGCCCTCTACTATTGCTCTCCAACCTCTAATTTTAATCCTAATATTTAGTACGTACTGAAACCCTTCTTCATTTACCCTTCTGCTGAGTACAAAAATGATTTCCATGACCTTAAACAGCCCCACTAGAGCTTCCCATCCCTGCTAACGGTTCTTTCATtccctttcttcacttttttaaaCATTCCAATCTGGCTCCAAATGTCAGGTTCCTTTTACAGTGTTCTAATGGCATCAAGTTTCATCTCTCTACTGaagctgctctctccaaagttagcaATGATCTCTTACTTAATTCTCCATGGCTTCGCAAAGGTAGTCCTTGTTACCCAGAAGCCCCCACCCTTCCCCAAATCCCTGGCcacctttaagactcagctcaaagaTGCCTTTCCAGGTTCTGCCTGCTGCCAGGCAGGTTACCTTCCAttgactataaatatatattgattgtGTACTCTTTACTTATATACATTTTATctctttcattagaatgtaagctcctggaaggcaggaactgctccccttcccctctctgggttGTTTTTCTAATTTACCAAAGGAAGGCATCAGACTAGGTCATGTTGTTTTTTGTTCTGTGCCCActtgatggtgaaccttttgaaGACTGAATGCCCAGACTGCAACCCTCAgggctgcatgtgagcccccctcccccctttagcCCTGACAACAGGGGAGGGATGAAGCACTTggattgggctgctgggcaatgAGGCAGATCATGTTGAGAatcaggtgcagtggagagggggaggggagcagcccctccagcatgtgtgtcataggtttgccaacaggGATCAAGAGCAAAGTATCTGCTCCCCATAGGAAACATTTGCcagggaaaaaaaggatttgaGATGCCCAACAAACCCAAATGAATAAAAAGGCAGGGAGTTCTTCATACTTCTCTCATTTTGAAAAAAGCCATTCCTGTCAGTAAGGAATCAGATCCTGCCTGGTGCTGTGGGCCTATCCGCTCCAACTCAAGTTGCTCAGCGACTTCCTGCAGTCCACCCTACAAGAAACAGAATGGCGGCTGTCAGCAAAAGAGGCACATTCACCACCAGGTGCCTGACACAGAGACCCACTCAATGAAGGCTGCAGGTGAAAAATAGGAGAGTGGGTGGCCGATTTCCTGAGTTCAGGATCCAAAGAGAATGACTTACCTGCACGTTTACAAAATATTTGAGAGTGATAAAGACAAAGGGCACTTGCATTGTGACTGACCTTCCCCCAGCACTTGAGGCAGCAGAGCTGTACTGCCTGAAAGACCCAGAATTCTGATGAACACAATAACCCCAAACAATCCCAATGAACTTGCTGCCCACCTCCCAAAAAGAGAAGCAAGGGGGATTTAGTGCAGACTGGGACCAATGTCGGAGTTTATTTTGATGTTTCTAAGGGATTTTTCTTACTTCCTCaatgggagagaagggaaaaggaagggagagaattcagatcTGAACACAAAATCGAGAGTAGAAAAATTAGTTACCATGACCCATATCTGCAATGTGGTCCAATGGCAGTGCCCTTCTCCATAACAGGATGGATTAATATTTAAGAACACTAGAGCTGGTGTAAGACTGCTaggattcaaatcctaactctccCATTCACTAGCCAAGAAAACCTTCTAGctctctggacctgttttctcatccataaaacgaTGGGCTGGTACCAGATGACCATCCTAAGGTCATATCTACctcttaataataaataataaaacaaggcTGGTCCATGAAATCAGAGGGGGAAGCTTACATTATCCTCCTGGGTAATCTACGACACAAGGAAGCaccagaaaagagaaatgaacctATTGGTAGCCATTTCTGTCTTTCTTGAAATACAGCTTCCTGCTAGAAAAACAGACATACATTCAAGGCTACTGAGAGATACCACAAAATGCTGAGAAATTGTTAGTGACCCTTAGAGGCAGCAGGTTTTGATAAAGAATATATTGCAAAATATGTGAGAGTGAATGTGGGGGAGCTATAACAGAAGTTCTAAAGATCTTGGCCCTGCCTGTCCAAATCCCAAAGTTTGCCTTGTCCAATCCTGCTGAGAATGAAAATAGTCCCACAAAACGATACCCTGTGGGCCCTGACTTATACAGCACAGCCATCAGGAAACAGAAACTCCTCCCCCCTGGCATTTAAAACCTACAGTAGGAacaactagatagcacagtgaatacagtgccaggcctgggatTGGGAGGACCAGAGTTCAGcaatgggcaaatcacataaccctatttgcctagcccttgcttgcccttctctcttagagctcttagaggatttaaaaacaaaaacaaagcctaTAGTAGCTGCTCCATCCTTTTTCTTTAAGAGGACTGGGCCTCTGAATTCAGGGAGAATACTGAGGTCCCATGGGCTTTTGCATGTAGTAATcacattttaaatgtttctttcattCACCTGCTACCAACTCTTTTCTCCCCAATACTTCTAAAGTGCACCCCCCCCACCCTTGTCATTCCAGTCTCTAGGGAAGAAATGGCCctgcaaatgagaaaatgtttgcAAAGCAGTGAGTACAGTGCCTCGAACCCAGTAAAGACCAAGtaaatccttccttcctctttgtcaAGGCCAACCCCTCAATACACACCATATTTTCTGTTTCATCTTCAATGTCCCTTTCCTTGTCATCTACAAACATGCACCTCAATTTGCCTCTGctatctctcttctctgccattcaTAGCTGTAGATTTACTGGGAGCCCTAAGGAGCCACTGTCTTCGCACCCCTCTCCTGCCATCCCTTCTGAACCTCTCAGACTGGTTTCTGAACAGACCACATTGACACTGTCCTTTCAAAGGCTGTCAACAATCATGGGTTTACTGAATCCAACAGCCttttttctcatccttcttgCTTGCTTTGGACACTGaaaattttctccttctctcatgacatttaacctctcttgggTCTCCTCTCCAGTTTCTTGCTATATCACCGCCACCCTTTGCCTCATAGGTCTGAACTGGGGAGCTGCTCTGGCTCTGGTTTTCTCTCTCGGGCTCTCCCCTTCGTTCCCTTAGGTTCAATCACAACCCCGATACACAGAACCACTAACTATATTTCCTTCCCAGACTGCTCTCAAACTCTAAGCCCCTGCCACTTTCTGGGTGGCCCTGGCCCATCGCCCTCCATATTCCTGGGCTGGGCTCCCAGCACAAGTACGTGCAGGCAGGAGCACCTACTAGCAGTTTGGGGTCTTCCTCAAAGAGCTGTGTTAGGATCCCTGCTGGCCAGGACCCAGCAAACTGAGCTGAATGGCCAAGAGCAGACTTTGAGCATCACGCTGCCCCTGCCATTAGGAGCTCACCTTGAGGTTCTTGCAGCTCTTCATGAGGTACTTGACATCATAGATGACTGGGAAGAACAATCGCAGGATCTCAAAGAAGTCCAGCTCTTCTTCAGGTAGGTTAGAGTTGGTCAGAATTTTGATCAAATAGCCAAAGTCATAACCACTGCAAAAAGGCCCAACACAATAGATGGAAAAGATGAATCCAAAGAATAAATGGGAAAGCTCCTGTAAGTCTGCCTCCCACTCACAGACTTTTGTGATTTGGTGTCCACACCCACCCCAACTCTCCAACTTCAGGATTTGCTGACCAGTCTGGGGGTGAGCTCTTCGGACCTCAGCTAGGATGGTGGTCAGGTCAGTTGGTAGGGCTGGCCTCAGTAGGCAGCTCCCTACCGGGGCCTTTGAACACATGTATAGCGTGGAGAGGTCCTGTGTGAGACCTCAGAAAAGAAATGTGTTAAATGGTTTTAAGTGAAAAACTCTAGAATTGAAATCCTCCTGCAAGAAGGTTCCCATTTCTGATAAGGTTTGTTGTATTAGGCCACTGGGGATTCATTCTGCAGACAAGCCTCATCAACAGTcacctttctcagcctcatttCCTTGTTATTAAGTGAAGATGCAGGAATAGATCATCATCTCTAAGGGTCCCTCTGGCTGTGGTCCTGGGAGAATAGGGCAGCAGGTAGCTTACAATAAAGTAGCCTCTCCACTCTTTCTCCTTGCCTGGAGTCTTTCTAATGTGTAATCTGCCCATCTGACACATTTTTAATTCCTCTTCCTATAAAATTTCCTGCCTTCTTACAATCTACAAGATGAAGGCCAAATTCCTTCAGCGTTCAAGGATGGTTCTGAATCATTTCATCAACTGCCTTCTTGCCTTCAGAGCTGAGCTTTCTATGTGCCATCATCCTAGACTCTCCCTTTCGCTCATTTGCCATCTTTATCTCCTTTCCAAGAATCTAAGTCCAACAGAATCTAAGTTTTGTCTCTCATCATGACCAGAGAGGCCTTCTCCAAAGATTTGTAGAACAGAGTTTTACCCTTTCCTGGCACTTTTGGTAACACTATTCAGAAGGGACAAGCTGCCCACTAAGACCATAGGGGTCCTGATGGAAAGGTGTAGAATGTTCTCTCCTCCAGTGCCTTGCACAAAGCAGGAATTCAAGCCACCTATGAAGATCCTGGATACTGCTTTTTTGGACAAAAAGTGGCAAATATAACTGATGTTGGTTTATAAGGCAGTAAAATTTTGTCATCTAACTGGTTGAAATATAACAGCACTTACTTATTTTTcactaatgaaagaaaattattttcctggcTAGATTTTAAAATCTAGATAAAATAACAGAAATTTATGACAGTGCCTTTTTGCAATTCAAAAACTATAGATTAGTGAAacataatacattttattgaaaCATAATAGCAAAAAGTCCAAATAGGCCTATCTCGTAATAATCTCTAGATTTTTCATCTTCACATGGCTACTATTCCATCCACTACAGTTGCTAGTACTCTCTCACTGCACAGTATAGGACTGTGAGTCTTGCCCTGACAAATGGGTCCAAATCCAGAACCCTCCTTTCCCCCAGGCCCCTAAATCTGACATCCTATCAGATTCTCAGAGTCATGTGCAGTGTGGCTTTTAGTGCTTGGGCCAATACACCTCCTTCTCCAGGGTTAAAATACTATTTCCCAAATCTGGTGCCCTTGGCTTAGGGTCCTCAAAAACCATGCTAGTGCAGATAACACaaaggaataattttattattcaaCATACTTCGTCTCTCTCCTTCAAAGCTCAGACAATGCCACAGTTCTCCAAGTGACTTATACTAGCTGCACTAACTAGTGTTACGAGTTTGACCTGGAATGCAGACCTCCTGTATCCCAAAATCAAACTGGAGCTGCCTCGGAGACAGCCCAACACAGATAGATGGAGATAAACAAATATGGACCAAGCCCATGACTGCAGTGTCACAGACCAACAAAACATCTGAATAAAAAATTGACAGCATtcagaatatattatttaaaatatggaCACCTCAGGCAAGGCTTCATTTTACATACAAGTTCTCATTTTGCAGAAATTTGCATTACCCAAACCTGACTTAAATAATTCTGGAAGAAATCTACACTCCCCCAAACTACCAATCTTCCATAGAATACTGTATGTTCTCTCTCCATCCCTGCCCCTGGTCTCCATGCTCTTTGCCACCCCTCACCCCCCCAAAACCTTCCAAGTGAAAGCAGGACAGTTGTGTGAAgagaccaccaccaccaccactaccagaTGGATGGCTTGCTTCTGATTTCTGGTATGGAGAGAAGAGATCTTTCCCCCTTGCCACCTACCCAGGTCAGTCTTCTGTCTGTGTTCAGGTACCATATATGCCCTGCCCCCAGGCCTCTGAACCATGTGCCAGCTACATGGGCAAATTCTCTTTACATAAAAACCACTTTCTCAGAGGCCTGAGCAATGACCAGTCTACTTATGTAAAGcaagaaactgtctataacaCCTCTGTACATCTTCCCCTTCACTTTAGAAGCATGACCTAGACTTGAACCAAGAGATAACATCAAGACTGTGTGCTTGAGGAGGTGCCAATTACAAAAGTACTTTTAGTCCTAAAGTTATTAAAGTATTCAATAGTAATTGGAAATGGATAGAAATGAAGATTATGGTAGAAAATTACCACAATCACcccatccccttccccttcctgactTCACTGGCCCAGATACTATGAATCATGGTAGTTTCGGATCCACACCATATCAAACTTGGCTATCAACAATGCCCATGTCCATGGCTAGACACACATGCCTTTTAGTCAGGATGCTGTCCTATGGACATTTTAGGTGTATGTGGGAGactggatctttttttttacacCTCTGTACTAAAAACCATGTTAATTTGGTGCAGTTTCTGAATTTCCAAAGTCATACATGTTCTGATGGCTGCCTGCAAAACTGCCAATTAGAGGATGGGAATGTTCGGAGACAACTCTGAGGCTGATGGAAGGATTCCAAATGACTACTTGCTTGCTCAAGGGAAATTGATACTGAGCAAAAGAAGGCAGCCACCCAAATttccaataatattttttttaaaaaggagacctGAGTCATGCAGAATGCATCCCAGAAAGACTTTCTTTTCTAGAATACAAAAGGAAGCCACAGAATGTCTTCAAACTGTGAAAAAATGCAATCACTGAATGTCTCTTTATTCCCCCCTATAAGAATAGTATTATAAATAGTGGATGGGTTCCCACAGGAGCCTTTAGCTCCTAATACGTGGCTGAAGTGCAGCAATACTGAACCTAACCATCATTCTTCGAAGGAGGAAATTCTGTCGTCCCCAAGGTATGTCCTCTACCCTTTAGAAACTGGCAGTTTGAAAGACATCCAGGAAATTATGAACTAAGAACGTAGCCTCTCCAGAGGACAGCACAAAGGTAGCCAATTGGTCCTGTTTTTGCATTTGTCATATGCTCATCCCCTTTCCTATGCAGATTTCTAAGTCTTTGGACACAATCACTTCTAATCAAgcaaacattttgttttttaaggtagAAATTTGGAGCTTATGTCTATATTTTTAGCACTTAACCCAAGGATTGGCCTACAGTAAGACTTCAGACAGATTTACTGAATTTGATTGGTTCAGATGACCTCTGCAGTTTGAGTTGGCAGCTCTTCCCATGCTAACAAATTGAATCAATTCAATAGGAAACTATCTATTCCCCTTCTCCCTGGAAATCCGCTGCAACAATCTCATAAGATACTTTTACAAAATGGTACCTTGATAAATATGTTTATGGAGTTAAGTTTATCTCTTTGgatgaggggaaagggaagaggaggagaaaagggagagaatgagaggtagagaagaaagagggagaaggagataaAATGGAGGGGGAGAGAACTGAAATTTTCCAAACTAACTTTACCTGTGAAATGAAAGCCACTTGACCCCCTCACACAGCACAACACCAGATGTCATGAGAAGTTCTGCAAAATACTGTGTTTCAATCCCTTCTTCCTCATGCTTCTTAAACTGGATCCCTGATGTTGTCAGAAGCTCAATGGAGTCCTGGGCATACATGTCCTCCCTGGAGGGGAAAGAACAAGCCGTTTCAAGTGTGATGATGCTCAATACCACATTCatcaataaatacaatttaaTGATGGGCAAAATGGGTTTTTGGCTTACGGCCAACTATTTCAAAATAcacaatagaaatggaaaaagtaCAAACCAAATGTGAAAGCCATTTTTCTATATTACAATAGCAATTGAAATTTGTCAAATAAAAAGATCCTACATTTTgtctctgaagtcagaggatctgggtttgaatcccatgTTTGACCCTATAACTACCTGTGCATAaacaatcattttttgttttttctttttattctgaatttacatATAGAAGCATTTCCATATTCAGAATAGAACACAATTGTATACATAAAACTAAGGATCTTTCCTTTGCTTGCTTTTCAAGTACCTAATGTCATCCTGCAGCTTTCAAAGATGTCCTCCTGCTGGTCTGTGCTTCTTTTtggccttccttctgttctcctctctgtatttttaaaaaagatgccTCAATGACCttttcttccccatctctctttcccttcctctaccCTAGCTTTATTCTGTTGATCCTCCCACactgcagaaaaagaaaacaaaaatt
This DNA window, taken from Monodelphis domestica isolate mMonDom1 chromosome 6, mMonDom1.pri, whole genome shotgun sequence, encodes the following:
- the CNOT7 gene encoding CCR4-NOT transcription complex subunit 7, encoding MPAATVDHSQRICEVWACNLDDEMKKIRQVIRKYNYVAMDTEFPGVVARPIGEFRSNADYQYQLLRCNVDLLKIIQLGLTFMNEQGEYPPGTSTWQFNFKFNLTEDMYAQDSIELLTTSGIQFKKHEEEGIETQYFAELLMTSGVVLCEGVKWLSFHSGYDFGYLIKILTNSNLPEEELDFFEILRLFFPVIYDVKYLMKSCKNLKGGLQEVAEQLELERIGPQHQAGSDSLLTGMAFFKMREMFFEDHIDDAKYCGHLYGLGSGSSYVQNGTGNAYEEEASKQS